A single genomic interval of Macadamia integrifolia cultivar HAES 741 chromosome 6, SCU_Mint_v3, whole genome shotgun sequence harbors:
- the LOC122082641 gene encoding probable glutathione S-transferase gives MAEVKLLGSWGSPFSRRVELALKLKGVSYEYIEEDLANKSPLLLKYNPVHKKIPVLLHNENPIAESIVILEYIDETWEGYSIMPKDPYQRAIARFWVKFIDEKFFAAIWKACWNEGKEQEQAMEEAWELMNTLENELKGKKFFGGYNIGLVDIAANFIAFWVGVLEDVVEIKLLDEDKFPNLCKWSEEFLSCEVVKECLPPRDKLFAFFQARKEAITASKSMVYK, from the exons ATGGCAGAAGTGAAGTTGTTGGGCTCATGGGGAAGTCCTTTCAGTCGCAGAGTAGAGCTAGCTCTAAAACTGAAGGGCGTCTCTTATGAATACATTGAAGAAGATCTTGCTAACAAGAGTCCTCTGCTTCTCAAATATAACCCAGTTCATAAGAAGATCCCTGTGCTCCTACACAATGAAAATCCCATCGCTGAATCCATTGTCATACTCGAATACATCGATGAGACATGGGAAGGTTATAGCATAATGCCTAAAGATCCTTACCAGAGAGCCATAGCCCGTTTCTGGGTTAAGTTCATAGATGAGAAG TTCTTCGCAGCAATATGGAAGGCTTGTTGGAATGAAGGAAAGGAACAAGAGCAGGCCATGGAAGAGGCATGGGAGCTTATGAACACACTTGAAAATGAGCTAAAGGGGAAGAAGTTCTTTGGAGGATACAATATTGGGCTTGTGGACATTGCAGCTAATTTCATAGCCTTTTGGGTTGGAGTGCTTGAGGATGTGGTAGAAATCAAATTATTAGATGAGGATAAATTCCCTAACTTATGCAAATGGAGTGAAGAATTCCTCAGTTGTGAAGTTGTCAAGGAATGTTTGCCACCAAGAGATAAACTATTTGCTTTCTTCCAAGCTCGCAAGGAAGCCATAACTGCATCCAAATCCATGGTTTATAAATGA
- the LOC122082075 gene encoding probable LRR receptor-like serine/threonine-protein kinase At3g47570 — MHKLWIMKREKSNVFRTILVIISVVLGFLLIFSFLTLYWIRKSKSKPPSTPLVGDRFLKLSYKELFQATREFSSANFIGSGSFGSAYKGIINQDKTNVAVKVLNLQNPRANNSFMAECKELRNIQHRNLVKLLTSCSSLDLEGKYFKALVYQSMPNGSLDDWLHSQVEAHNFSRHLNLLQRLNIATDVASGLDYLHHNSYAPIVHCDLKPSNVLLDCNMNAHVGDFGLARLLLGPDDNSSQTQTGTIGIKGSIGYAAPVCGVYCAGSSSAERMEIRALRGLQKAKSMKIYVKPLETDTREIVTNLFNGG; from the exons ATGCACAAACTATGGATTATGAAACGAGAAAAATCCAACGTTTTTAGAACAATTTTGGTGATAATTAGTGTGgttcttggttttcttttgatattttcctttcttactCTTTATTggataagaaaatcaaaaagtAAACCTCCATCCACACCATTAGTTGGTGACCGATTCTTAAAGCTTTCTTATAAAGAGCTCTTCCAAGCCACTAGAGAATTTTCTTCAGCTAATTTCATAGGTTCTGGTAGTTTTGGCTCTGCATACAAAGGGATTATCAACCAGGATAAAACAAATGTCGCAGTCAAGGTGCTCAACCTTCAAAATCCAAGAGCTAACAATAGTTTTATGGCTGAATGCAAAGAATTACGAAACATTCAGCATCGAAATCTTGTCAAGCTTTTAACTTCATGTTCAAGTCTTGATTTAGAAGGAAAATATTTCAAAGCCCTTGTTTATCAGTCCATGCCCAATGGGAGTCTAGATGATTGGTTGCATTCGCAGGTGGAGGCACATAATTTTTCAAGGCATTTAAACCTTCTTCAAAGATTAAACATCGCAACTGATGTGGCTTCTGGATTAGATTACCTCCATCATAACTCTTATGCGCCAATTGTTCATTGTGACTTGAAGCCAAGCAATGTTCTACTTGATTGTAATATGAATGCACATGTTGGTGATTTTGGTTTGGCAAGGTTACTTTTAGGACCTGACGACAATTCATCTCAGACTCAAACTGGCACCATTGGGATAAAAGGATCTATAGGCTATGCTGCTCCAG TTTGTGGAGTTTACTGTGCAGGTTCAAGTTCAGCTGAAAGAATGGAAATTAGGGCTCTAAGAGGATTGCAAAAAGCCAAAAGCATGAAAATTTATGTGAAGCCACTGGAGACTGATACAAGGGAGATAGTGACCAATTTGTTTAATGGAGGATAG